In Microbacterium esteraromaticum, the following proteins share a genomic window:
- a CDS encoding IclR family transcriptional regulator, giving the protein MAESKTPRGSGSGVQSVERVFELLELVTDAGGDVTLSELASSTDLPLPTIHRLLRTLVSLGYARQLPNRRYALGPRLIRIGEGASRQFGALARPQLKGLVDQLGESANMAVLDGNMVVYVAQVPSLHSMRMFTEVGRRAHTHDTGVGKAILAQLPDDTVRSIVTRAGMPTPTEFSIGDVDALIAELDRIRERGYAIDDQEQEIGVRCFSMAVPDAPTPTAVSVSGPISRVDEAFGERAVPMLRKAAEAISAELVS; this is encoded by the coding sequence ATGGCCGAAAGCAAGACTCCGCGCGGCAGCGGATCAGGAGTGCAGTCCGTCGAGCGCGTGTTCGAACTGCTCGAGCTGGTGACCGATGCCGGCGGTGACGTGACCCTGAGCGAGCTCGCATCGTCGACCGATCTCCCGCTCCCGACGATCCACCGCCTGCTGCGCACGCTCGTCTCGCTCGGCTACGCGCGCCAGCTGCCGAACCGCCGCTACGCGCTGGGGCCACGGCTGATCCGCATCGGAGAGGGTGCGTCCCGGCAGTTCGGCGCGCTGGCCCGACCGCAGTTGAAGGGTCTGGTCGACCAGCTCGGCGAGAGCGCGAACATGGCCGTGCTCGACGGCAACATGGTCGTGTACGTCGCCCAGGTGCCCTCGCTGCACTCGATGCGCATGTTCACCGAGGTCGGCCGCCGAGCGCACACCCACGACACCGGTGTCGGCAAGGCGATCCTGGCGCAGCTGCCCGACGACACCGTCCGCAGCATCGTCACGCGCGCCGGCATGCCCACCCCGACCGAGTTCAGCATCGGCGACGTCGATGCCCTGATCGCCGAGCTCGACCGCATCCGCGAGCGCGGCTACGCGATCGACGATCAGGAGCAGGAGATCGGCGTGCGCTGCTTCTCGATGGCCGTTCCCGATGCGCCCACTCCGACCGCCGTCTCGGTTTCGGGCCCCATCTCACGCGTCGACGAGGCATTCGGCGAGCGCGCCGTGCCCATGCTCCGCAAGGCCGCCGAGGCGATCAGCGCCGAACTGGTCTCCTGA
- a CDS encoding 2-hydroxy-3-oxopropionate reductase produces MTNITIIGLGIMGLPMAKNLVKAGYTVTGVNRSPEAVEKLVEAGGKGAASIAEGVKDADVIITMVPDSPDVEGVVRGEEGVFANAKPGALWIDNSSIRPDVAKELAEEAVAAGFGAVDAPVSGGEQGAIDGVLSIMTGGSPEDFAKAEPVLQAIGKTIVHVGPAGAGQTVKAANQLIVAVNIQALSEAIVFLEAYGVDTDAALKVLGGGLAGSKVLDQKGQKMLDRDFAPGFRLALHNKDLGIVTAAARGAGVAVPLGAAVAQLVTSLVARGDGGLDHSGLFKLTAELSGRDNN; encoded by the coding sequence ATGACCAACATCACCATCATCGGTCTCGGCATCATGGGCCTTCCCATGGCGAAGAACCTCGTCAAGGCGGGGTACACCGTCACCGGCGTCAACCGCAGCCCCGAGGCCGTCGAGAAGCTCGTCGAAGCCGGTGGCAAGGGAGCGGCGAGCATCGCCGAGGGCGTCAAGGACGCCGACGTCATCATCACGATGGTTCCCGATTCCCCGGATGTCGAGGGCGTGGTCCGCGGCGAGGAGGGCGTCTTCGCCAATGCGAAGCCGGGCGCGCTGTGGATCGACAACTCGTCGATCCGCCCCGACGTCGCGAAGGAGCTCGCCGAAGAGGCCGTGGCCGCAGGGTTCGGCGCCGTGGACGCCCCCGTCTCGGGTGGCGAGCAGGGCGCGATCGACGGCGTGCTGTCGATCATGACCGGCGGTTCGCCAGAGGACTTCGCCAAGGCCGAGCCCGTGCTGCAGGCGATCGGCAAGACCATCGTGCACGTCGGCCCCGCCGGTGCCGGTCAGACGGTGAAGGCAGCCAACCAGCTCATCGTGGCTGTCAACATCCAGGCGCTCAGCGAGGCGATCGTCTTCCTCGAGGCGTACGGCGTCGACACCGATGCGGCCCTCAAGGTGCTCGGCGGCGGCCTCGCAGGCTCCAAGGTCCTCGACCAGAAGGGGCAGAAGATGCTCGACCGCGACTTCGCCCCCGGCTTCCGCCTGGCCCTGCACAACAAGGACCTCGGCATCGTCACCGCCGCTGCCCGCGGCGCCGGCGTGGCGGTGCCCCTCGGCGCGGCTGTCGCCCAGCTCGTCACCTCGCTCGTCGCCCGCGGCGACGGCGGCCTCGACCACTCCGGCCTCTTCAAGCTCACCGCTGAGCTCTCGGGCCGCGACAACAACTAA
- a CDS encoding NAD-dependent malic enzyme codes for MANPGPGNSITLRIDAPSNFSVTSELAAAAASAGAAITALDVVESHPTSIVVDLTCNTIDDDHASRIRDAVQALEGVHVRQVSDRTFLMHLGGKLEVVPSVPLRNRDDLSRAYTPGVARVCMAIAEDKSKARNLTVKRNTVAVVTDGTAVLGLGDIGPEAALPVMEGKAALFKQFANVDAWPVCLDTKDTEEIIKIVKAIAPVYGGVNLEDIAAPRCFEIEARLREELDIPVFHDDQHGTAIVTLAALVNALKVVGKKIEDVRIVLSGVGAAGNAIAQLLLEQGAKDIVACGRNGAINRDEEYTDAHRVELAANTNPRNFTGTLKEAMVGADVFIGVSAPNVLDENDIAAMADDAIVFAMANPTPEVDPVVASKHAAVVATGRSDFPNQINNVLAFPGFFRGLLDAGVSDITPPMLVAAAEAIASRVDDEERNASFIIPSVFDPEVAGAVAEAIVRVVKAAEKE; via the coding sequence ATGGCCAATCCCGGTCCCGGTAACTCGATCACACTTCGTATCGACGCTCCCTCCAACTTCAGCGTCACCAGCGAGCTCGCCGCAGCCGCGGCATCCGCCGGCGCTGCCATCACCGCGCTCGACGTGGTCGAGTCGCACCCGACCTCGATCGTCGTCGACCTCACCTGCAACACCATCGACGACGACCACGCCTCGCGCATCCGCGACGCGGTGCAGGCGCTCGAGGGCGTGCACGTGCGCCAGGTCAGCGACCGCACCTTCCTCATGCACCTCGGCGGCAAGCTCGAAGTCGTGCCCAGCGTCCCGCTGCGCAACCGCGACGACCTCTCGCGCGCCTACACGCCCGGTGTCGCCCGCGTCTGCATGGCCATCGCCGAAGACAAGAGCAAGGCGCGCAACCTCACCGTCAAGCGCAACACCGTCGCCGTCGTCACCGACGGCACCGCCGTGCTCGGCCTCGGCGACATCGGCCCCGAGGCCGCTCTGCCCGTGATGGAGGGCAAGGCGGCGCTGTTCAAGCAGTTCGCCAACGTCGACGCGTGGCCGGTCTGCCTCGACACCAAGGACACCGAGGAGATCATCAAGATCGTGAAGGCGATCGCCCCCGTCTACGGCGGCGTGAACCTCGAGGACATCGCCGCTCCCCGCTGCTTCGAGATCGAGGCGCGACTGCGCGAAGAGCTCGACATCCCCGTCTTCCACGACGACCAGCACGGCACGGCGATCGTCACCCTCGCCGCGCTCGTCAACGCTCTGAAGGTCGTCGGCAAGAAGATCGAAGACGTGCGCATCGTGCTCTCCGGTGTCGGAGCGGCCGGCAACGCGATCGCCCAGCTGCTGCTCGAGCAGGGCGCGAAGGACATCGTCGCCTGCGGTCGCAACGGCGCCATCAACCGCGACGAGGAGTACACCGACGCGCACCGTGTCGAGCTCGCGGCGAACACGAACCCGCGCAACTTCACGGGCACCCTCAAGGAGGCCATGGTGGGCGCAGACGTCTTCATCGGCGTCAGCGCGCCGAACGTGCTCGACGAGAACGACATCGCCGCCATGGCAGACGACGCGATCGTCTTCGCGATGGCCAACCCCACTCCCGAGGTCGACCCGGTCGTTGCTTCCAAGCACGCCGCCGTCGTCGCCACCGGTCGCAGCGACTTCCCCAATCAGATCAACAACGTGCTGGCCTTCCCCGGCTTCTTCCGCGGCCTGCTCGACGCGGGTGTGTCCGACATCACCCCGCCTATGCTGGTCGCAGCCGCCGAGGCCATCGCATCGCGCGTCGACGACGAAGAGCGCAACGCGAGCTTCATCATCCCCAGCGTCTTCGACCCCGAGGTCGCCGGAGCGGTGGCAGAGGCGATCGTCCGCGTCGTCAAGGCCGCAGAGAAGGAGTGA
- a CDS encoding MFS transporter has protein sequence MSSIGHPDPAKIPKTGLIIPRPARVGRVRWGIAFLLFFAVLVNYIDRSSMSVAEHEMRLEFGMTAGQMGIILGCFGWSYALMQIPMGMLLDKIGIKWVMRVATVLWAVSCFLTAMISGMGLLLIARLILGFAEAPIFPGAMKVTSYWFPRTERGMATVIFDSGQRLSNVIGFPIVGAAVAMFGWRGAFVAIGILSLVCTVLFFLRYRDPKEMNREGKLSDAELAHILDGGAQHEDAPKPDPLANLGYILRQRKVWGMSLGLGCAGYVQWMLLTWLPGFLQAEMDMDVARSGLVTAIPWLFAVIVQYLLPGFWLDRLIKNGKSSTLVRRAFIIGGMLLAITIAGTAFTDDLFWALVWITLGTTGITIAFSVTNSLPALIAPEGSVGATGAVMNTVNNLIGTTAPIVTGFIVQLTGSFAAAFVVAGVMLVLGVFFYTVVLGRIEQIPTAAERAAAKAAGTA, from the coding sequence ATGTCATCTATCGGTCATCCCGATCCCGCCAAGATTCCCAAGACGGGGCTGATCATCCCGCGCCCAGCCAGAGTCGGCCGAGTGCGATGGGGTATAGCGTTCCTGCTGTTCTTCGCCGTCCTCGTCAACTACATCGACCGCAGTTCCATGTCGGTCGCAGAACACGAGATGCGACTGGAGTTCGGCATGACAGCCGGCCAGATGGGCATCATCCTGGGCTGCTTCGGCTGGTCGTACGCCCTGATGCAGATCCCGATGGGAATGCTGCTCGACAAGATCGGCATCAAGTGGGTGATGCGTGTCGCAACCGTGCTGTGGGCCGTCTCCTGCTTCCTCACCGCCATGATCAGCGGCATGGGTCTGCTGCTGATCGCGCGGCTCATCCTCGGCTTCGCCGAGGCGCCGATCTTCCCCGGTGCGATGAAGGTGACCAGCTACTGGTTCCCCCGCACGGAACGAGGGATGGCGACGGTCATCTTCGACAGCGGCCAGCGTCTGTCCAATGTGATCGGGTTCCCGATCGTCGGTGCCGCGGTCGCGATGTTCGGATGGCGGGGCGCCTTCGTGGCCATCGGCATCCTGAGCCTCGTCTGCACGGTGCTGTTCTTCCTGCGCTACCGCGACCCGAAGGAGATGAACCGGGAAGGCAAGCTCAGCGACGCCGAGCTCGCGCACATCCTCGACGGCGGCGCACAGCACGAAGACGCCCCCAAGCCCGACCCGCTCGCGAACCTCGGCTACATCCTGCGCCAGCGGAAGGTCTGGGGCATGTCGCTCGGCCTCGGCTGCGCCGGCTACGTGCAGTGGATGCTGCTGACCTGGCTGCCCGGCTTCCTGCAGGCCGAGATGGACATGGACGTCGCTCGCTCGGGCCTGGTCACGGCCATCCCGTGGCTCTTCGCCGTCATCGTGCAGTATCTGCTGCCCGGGTTCTGGCTCGACCGTCTGATCAAGAACGGCAAGTCCAGCACACTCGTGCGGCGGGCCTTCATCATCGGCGGCATGCTGCTGGCGATCACGATCGCAGGAACGGCGTTCACCGACGACCTGTTCTGGGCTCTGGTGTGGATCACGCTGGGGACGACGGGCATCACCATCGCGTTCAGCGTGACCAACTCGCTGCCTGCCCTGATCGCCCCCGAGGGTTCGGTGGGTGCAACCGGAGCGGTCATGAACACCGTGAACAACCTCATCGGAACGACCGCCCCGATCGTCACGGGCTTCATCGTTCAGCTGACCGGCAGCTTCGCCGCCGCGTTCGTCGTCGCCGGCGTCATGCTGGTGCTCGGCGTGTTCTTCTACACCGTCGTGCTGGGGCGGATCGAGCAGATCCCGACCGCAGCGGAGCGCGCCGCCGCGAAGGCGGCCGGCACGGCCTGA
- a CDS encoding hydroxypyruvate isomerase family protein, translated as MSYTVNASILLTDLPVNERPAAAKAAGFDAVEFWWPFASAVPAQQEVDAFVAAIQDAGVQLTGLNFFAGDMAAGDRGLVSWVGRESEFRDNVEVVVGIGERTGTKAFNALYGLRQDGVDAKTQDDLAVENLAIAGRAVARIGGIVLLEPVSGADAYPLKTAADALAIIARVKDEHGVDNVKLLADFYHLAVNGDDVAAVIAGHASEFGHIQIADAPGRGEPGTGELPIAEWIDAARAGGYDGVIGLEYKATQADPFAWTKN; from the coding sequence ATGAGCTACACCGTCAACGCCTCGATCCTGCTGACCGACCTCCCCGTGAACGAGCGTCCCGCCGCCGCCAAGGCCGCCGGCTTCGACGCCGTCGAGTTCTGGTGGCCTTTCGCCTCGGCTGTGCCCGCGCAGCAGGAGGTCGACGCGTTCGTCGCCGCGATCCAGGATGCGGGCGTGCAGCTCACCGGTCTGAACTTCTTCGCAGGCGACATGGCTGCGGGCGACCGCGGACTGGTCTCATGGGTCGGCCGCGAGAGCGAGTTCCGCGACAACGTCGAGGTCGTCGTCGGCATCGGAGAGCGCACCGGCACAAAGGCGTTCAACGCCCTTTACGGCCTGCGGCAGGACGGCGTCGACGCGAAGACCCAGGACGACCTCGCCGTTGAGAACCTCGCGATCGCAGGCAGGGCCGTGGCCCGAATCGGCGGCATCGTGCTGCTCGAGCCCGTCTCCGGCGCCGACGCCTACCCGCTGAAGACCGCCGCCGACGCGCTCGCCATCATCGCGCGCGTCAAGGACGAGCACGGCGTCGACAACGTCAAGCTGCTCGCCGACTTCTACCACCTCGCCGTCAACGGCGACGACGTGGCCGCGGTCATCGCCGGCCACGCGAGCGAGTTCGGTCACATCCAGATCGCCGACGCCCCCGGCCGCGGCGAACCGGGCACCGGCGAGCTGCCCATCGCCGAGTGGATCGACGCGGCGCGCGCCGGGGGTTACGACGGCGTCATCGGCCTCGAGTACAAGGCCACCCAGGCAGACCCGTTCGCCTGGACCAAGAACTGA
- a CDS encoding bifunctional allantoicase/(S)-ureidoglycine aminohydrolase — MMSYYTPTGGLPGQTELLTDRAIVKLAYTVIPKGVLRDIVTSSLPGFSNTRAWIIAKPTPSSAETFSQLIVEISPGGEAAKPEPEAGVEGVIFVTTGALTLSLEGETHVLEEGGYAFLAPGANWSLKNEGDEITSFHWIRKAYEWLEGVDAPASFVTRDQDIEPTPMVGTDAWLTTRFADSNDMAHDMQVNIVTFKPGGSIPFAETHVMEHGLFVLEGKAVYHLNGDWVEVEAGDYMLLRAFCPQACYAGGPGDFRYLLYKDMNRQIKLT; from the coding sequence CTGATGTCCTACTACACCCCGACCGGCGGACTGCCGGGGCAGACCGAGCTGCTCACTGACCGCGCGATCGTCAAGCTCGCCTACACGGTGATCCCCAAGGGCGTTCTGCGAGACATCGTCACCAGCAGCCTGCCCGGTTTCTCGAACACCCGTGCATGGATCATCGCCAAGCCCACCCCGAGTTCTGCTGAGACCTTCTCGCAGCTGATCGTCGAGATCTCGCCCGGCGGCGAGGCCGCCAAGCCGGAGCCCGAGGCCGGTGTCGAGGGGGTCATCTTCGTCACGACCGGCGCGCTCACCCTCTCGCTCGAGGGTGAGACGCACGTGCTCGAAGAGGGCGGCTATGCGTTCCTCGCGCCCGGCGCCAACTGGTCGCTGAAGAACGAGGGCGACGAGATCACGAGCTTCCACTGGATCCGCAAGGCGTACGAGTGGCTCGAGGGCGTCGATGCTCCCGCGTCGTTCGTCACCCGCGATCAGGACATCGAGCCCACTCCGATGGTCGGCACCGATGCGTGGCTCACCACCCGCTTCGCCGACTCGAACGACATGGCGCACGACATGCAGGTGAACATCGTCACGTTCAAGCCGGGCGGCTCGATCCCGTTCGCCGAGACGCACGTCATGGAGCACGGCCTCTTCGTGCTCGAGGGCAAGGCGGTCTACCACCTCAACGGTGACTGGGTCGAGGTCGAGGCGGGCGACTACATGCTGCTCCGCGCGTTCTGCCCGCAGGCCTGCTATGCCGGCGGTCCCGGTGACTTCCGCTACCTGCTCTACAAGGACATGAACCGTCAGATCAAGCTCACCTGA
- a CDS encoding DUF6986 family protein, which produces MSANTSLREDDFADIDSRLAQTDALLTNSYPGDDGSRQPVHTLYVPADRFDPALPARFGAEALDAVDAAGGMAELAESVGLGHLADQLAPLVDAKLRREPIEDLRLDFEDGYGTRGDDEEDAAAVLAAERVAEAVAAGTATPFIGIRFKCFEAPTRRRGIRTLDRFVTTLAAAGELPDGLILTLPKVTTVAQVEAMVALCERFEERLGLAPGRLRFEVQMETPQLIVAADGTIPVATLLHSGQGRVSALHYGTYDYSASLQIAAAYQSMEHPAADYAKQVMQVAVAETGVRLSDGSTNVIPVGEKAQDAWKLHARLVRRSLERGYYQGWDLHANQLPTRYLATYAFYREGFEAAARRLDNYLHGNDATIMDEPATARALARFVVRGLECGALTEDEVRTSTGASPAELTRLAHPKLATKEA; this is translated from the coding sequence GTGTCAGCCAATACATCCCTGCGCGAAGACGACTTCGCCGACATCGATTCGCGTCTGGCGCAGACCGACGCCCTGCTCACGAACTCGTACCCGGGTGACGACGGCAGTCGCCAGCCGGTGCACACGCTGTACGTGCCCGCCGACCGCTTCGACCCCGCTCTGCCCGCGCGCTTCGGCGCGGAGGCCCTCGACGCCGTCGATGCGGCCGGCGGCATGGCGGAGCTCGCCGAGTCGGTCGGACTGGGGCACCTCGCCGATCAGCTCGCGCCGCTGGTGGACGCCAAGCTGCGTCGGGAGCCCATAGAAGATCTGCGACTCGACTTCGAGGACGGCTACGGCACTCGCGGCGACGACGAAGAGGATGCCGCTGCCGTCCTCGCCGCCGAGCGCGTCGCAGAGGCGGTCGCCGCAGGCACGGCGACGCCGTTCATCGGCATCCGGTTCAAGTGCTTCGAGGCGCCGACCCGGCGCCGCGGCATCCGCACCCTCGACCGGTTCGTCACGACGCTCGCCGCCGCCGGCGAGCTGCCCGACGGGCTGATCCTCACCCTGCCCAAGGTGACCACCGTCGCGCAGGTCGAGGCGATGGTGGCGCTCTGCGAGCGCTTCGAAGAGCGCCTGGGCCTGGCACCGGGCCGTCTGCGCTTCGAGGTGCAGATGGAGACGCCGCAGCTCATCGTCGCGGCCGACGGCACCATCCCGGTCGCGACGCTGCTGCACAGCGGGCAGGGTCGCGTGTCGGCCCTGCACTACGGCACCTACGACTACAGCGCTTCGCTGCAGATCGCCGCGGCGTACCAGTCGATGGAGCACCCGGCCGCCGACTACGCCAAGCAGGTCATGCAGGTCGCGGTCGCCGAGACCGGAGTGCGCCTCTCGGACGGGTCGACCAACGTCATCCCGGTGGGTGAGAAGGCCCAGGATGCCTGGAAGCTGCACGCCCGTCTGGTGCGGCGCTCGCTCGAGCGCGGCTACTACCAGGGCTGGGATCTGCACGCCAACCAGCTGCCGACCCGGTACCTGGCCACCTACGCGTTCTACCGCGAGGGCTTTGAGGCGGCCGCACGCCGACTCGACAACTACCTGCACGGCAACGACGCGACCATCATGGATGAGCCGGCCACCGCACGCGCGCTCGCACGATTCGTCGTGCGCGGCCTGGAATGCGGTGCGCTCACCGAAGACGAGGTGCGCACCTCGACCGGCGCCTCGCCCGCAGAGCTCACCCGCCTCGCCCATCCCAAACTCGCCACCAAGGAGGCCTGA
- the gcl gene encoding glyoxylate carboligase, with protein sequence MTRMRAVDAIVQILIKEGADEAFGLPGAAINPLYSAMRANGGIRHTLARHVEGASHMADGYSRTGDGRIGVCLGTSGPAGTDMITGLYAAIADSIPMLCITGQAPVAKLDKEDFQAVDIASIAKPVTKFAKTVLEGAQVPGVFQSAFQIMRSGRPGPVLIDLPFDVQMTEIEFDIDTYEPLPVAKPAATAAQAEKVLDMLTSSTHPVIVAGGGIVNSGASDKLVELAETLGVPVVPTLMGWGAIADDHPLAAGLVGIQTSQRYGNASFLESDFVLGIGNRWANRHTGGLDTYRKGRTFVHVDIEPTQIGRVFAPDYGVVSDAGAFIDALLAAARDRVAELPDYNGWAQECRDRKARLQRKTNFDNVPMKPHRVYQEMLTAFDRDTTFVTTIGLSQIAGAQLLHVYGPRKWINAGQAGPLGWTGPAALGVVRGKPGEQVVALSGDYDFQFMIEELAVGAQHKLPYIHVVVNNSYLGLIRQSQRGFEMDYEVSLAFDNVNTPNDPNSVATGYGVDHVKVAEGLGCKAIRVERPEELAAGFAEAARLRDEFQVPVVVEVILERVTNIAMGADLDTMNEFEDLASSPADAPEAIYALLD encoded by the coding sequence ATGACCCGCATGCGTGCAGTGGACGCCATCGTCCAGATCCTGATCAAGGAGGGCGCCGACGAGGCGTTCGGCCTGCCGGGAGCCGCCATCAACCCCCTGTACTCCGCGATGCGCGCCAACGGCGGCATCCGCCACACGCTCGCCCGCCACGTCGAGGGTGCCTCGCACATGGCCGACGGCTACAGCCGCACCGGCGACGGCCGCATCGGCGTCTGCCTCGGCACCTCCGGCCCGGCCGGCACCGACATGATCACCGGTCTGTACGCGGCGATCGCCGACAGCATCCCGATGCTGTGCATCACCGGTCAGGCTCCGGTGGCGAAGCTCGACAAGGAGGACTTCCAGGCTGTCGACATCGCGTCCATCGCGAAGCCGGTGACCAAGTTCGCCAAGACGGTGCTCGAGGGCGCCCAGGTGCCAGGCGTCTTCCAGAGCGCGTTCCAGATCATGCGCTCCGGCCGGCCCGGTCCGGTGCTGATCGACCTCCCGTTCGACGTGCAGATGACCGAGATCGAGTTCGACATCGACACCTACGAGCCGCTGCCGGTCGCGAAGCCCGCGGCCACGGCCGCGCAGGCCGAGAAGGTGCTCGACATGCTGACCTCGTCGACGCACCCGGTGATCGTCGCCGGCGGCGGGATCGTCAACTCCGGTGCGTCCGACAAGCTCGTCGAGCTGGCCGAGACCCTCGGCGTTCCGGTCGTGCCCACCCTGATGGGCTGGGGCGCCATCGCAGATGATCACCCGCTGGCCGCGGGCCTGGTCGGCATCCAGACGTCGCAGCGGTACGGCAACGCGAGCTTCCTCGAGAGCGACTTCGTGCTCGGCATCGGCAACCGCTGGGCCAACCGCCACACCGGCGGTCTCGACACGTACCGCAAGGGCCGCACCTTCGTGCACGTCGACATCGAGCCGACGCAGATCGGCCGCGTGTTCGCGCCCGACTACGGCGTGGTCTCCGACGCCGGCGCGTTCATCGACGCGCTGCTCGCGGCAGCACGCGACCGCGTCGCCGAGCTGCCCGACTACAACGGCTGGGCGCAGGAGTGCCGCGACCGCAAGGCGCGCCTTCAGCGCAAGACGAACTTCGACAACGTGCCCATGAAGCCGCACCGCGTCTACCAGGAGATGCTCACGGCGTTCGACCGCGACACCACGTTCGTCACCACGATCGGCCTGTCGCAGATCGCCGGCGCGCAGCTGCTGCACGTCTACGGCCCGCGCAAGTGGATCAACGCCGGCCAGGCCGGCCCCCTCGGCTGGACCGGCCCCGCCGCCCTCGGCGTCGTCCGGGGCAAGCCGGGCGAGCAGGTCGTCGCGCTCTCGGGCGACTACGACTTCCAGTTCATGATCGAAGAGCTCGCCGTGGGAGCGCAGCACAAGCTGCCGTACATCCACGTCGTGGTGAACAACAGCTACCTGGGTCTGATCCGTCAGTCGCAGCGCGGTTTCGAGATGGACTACGAGGTCTCGCTGGCCTTCGACAACGTCAACACCCCGAACGACCCGAACAGCGTCGCGACCGGCTACGGCGTCGACCACGTGAAGGTCGCCGAGGGTCTGGGCTGCAAGGCGATCCGCGTCGAGCGCCCCGAAGAGCTCGCTGCTGGGTTCGCCGAGGCCGCGCGTCTGCGCGACGAGTTCCAGGTGCCCGTGGTGGTCGAGGTCATCCTCGAGCGGGTGACGAACATCGCGATGGGTGCCGACCTCGACACCATGAACGAGTTCGAGGATCTCGCGTCGTCGCCCGCCGATGCACCTGAGGCGATCTACGCTCTGCTTGACTGA